AGGCGCCCGGCGATCGCCTTGAGGCTCTTCGACACGTCCTGCCCGGCGGCGACCACCGCTGCCAGGTCATCACCGGCGGACGCGCGGCCCCAGCCCCGGCCGAAGACGGCGTCGCTCGCCTTGATCAGCCGGCCGTCCGCCGACGGTACGTACAGTCCGAGCGAGGAGATCTCCATCCCGCCCAGCGAACGCCGTGGCTGCCACAGCCGGAAGACGAACCGCAGGGTCTGGAGCCGCAGCCGGAGATCGGTGCTCGCGCCGAGTGCCTGCCGTACGTGGTCCAGCAAGCCCTTTGTGTCGTACGGCCGGACGAGCCCTTCCTCCTCGAGGAAGGCACGGGCACTGCGCCCGCGCGTGTGCTCGCCGCGGTCCTTCCAGACCAGCCCCGGGTGCAGGTAGAACAACCGCTTGCGGAGCGGGGCGGGAACGGAGGGGGCCTCGGTCTGGTTCGTCTCCGTTTGCACCGGCTGGAAGAACGCCTCGCGACGGGCACCCTGACCGCCCGGCTTGCCCCGTGCCCGTGTGCTCGTGCCCGTACCTGTCTTGCCGGGGGGACGGTTGGTGTGCTGCAGTGTGCGGTCCTCCGCGAGCAGCAACTGCCTGCCGTGCAGGACGTGCCCGTTGTCCGCGAAGAGGGCGGCCAGGTCCTCGTACAGCGCGCTCCACTGCTCGGGGGATTCACCGGGCCCAGGAAGGGGAAGGCCCTGGGCGATCCGTTCCACGTGCTCGGCGAGGATCTCCGGGCCCGGCTCCCAAGGGCACCCGAGGGCCTTGCACAGGCTGGCCAGCCGTTTCAGCCGGTCGCCGCCGGTCTCGGGGTCCGCCACCACGATCCCGGTCTTGTGCGCGTGGTGTGCCGTGAGGACGGTCAGGTCGAGGTCCGGCCACAGGGCCGCGTCCCGGGGCGGAGCCCAAGCCGCCTCGGGCGGGGCGCCGTCCGAGGCGAGGACGGGCACGAGCGGCACGTCGGCGAGTTCGCTCGCGTGCACGCGCAGGGCCGCCGCGCGGAGCCGCCCCGGCGAGCCCTTCTCGCTTTCCCAGCTCACCAGGTCCACGGCTAGCTGCCGCATGGACGGATCGGGCACGTTACGCAGTACCGCGGCGGTCGCCAGACAGGTTTCGGCGACCGCGTCGAGCAGTAGCACGTTGAGGGGGTTGTCGAAGGGGAGCCCGGTGCGGTCGAAGTCGGTGAAGAACGGGGCGTTCATGTGCCCCGGGAACGGCGCGGTCTGGTCCCCGTCCATCGGCAGGAAGGTGTAGATCTGCCCGCGTCGCGGTCGCCGTGGGGCGGGCAGCGGGAGCGCGACCTCAACGACAGCGGACCGCTTCCACTCCTGCCACGTGTCGTCGAGCAGCCTGGCACCGACGGCCTCGGCGAGCGTGCTGTTCAGCCGTTCCTTCTCGACGGTGCCCCGGGCCACGAGAAAGGTGTCGGACGGGCCCAGGCGCACGGTCGCAAAGGAGACTGGAAATTCGTGCCCAGCGCCGTCCTGCGCCACCGCGAAGGGCTCCTCGGAGCGGGAAAGCTCGTGCCGCTCGTGCGCCTCGTGGTCGCCGTCCGGATCGTCCGCCTCGCCACCGGTGGCCCGCCGTTCCAGCGTCAGGCCGGCGAGCCGGTCGAGGAACAGCATTACGGGTACCTTCGCCCCCGCGAGCTCGCGCATCCGCAGCCGGACCTCGGCCCGGGCGGCCTCGCTCAGCAGGGGCAGCCGGACGACGGTCACATACCCCTGGGCGGCGAACTGCCGGCATGTTGCGGGCACATCGACCAGCGGCAGGGGTGCCTGGAGCGGCGGATACGTGGCGGCCACTTCGTGGGCGTTGTCCTCACCGGCGAGGAACTCCTCCACGTCGGCCCTCTGCGCGAAGCGGAAGCAATACCCGTCCAGTTCCGGGCCGAGCGGGCTGTCGGGGTCCGCGCTGTAGATTTCGGGCGCGTCGCTGATCAACAGGATGCTGCGAAACCCGACGCCCTTGTTGCCGATGCCCTCGCCGACCTCCTTCGAGCTCTGCGCGATCTCGCAGATCCGTTCGACGTTCCGCCAGGTGAAGGGTGTGCCGCCGTTGGCGACGTACAACGTTCCCCAATCGCCCTCCGCCTCGTCCAGCAGGACGTGGACCCGTCCGTCACGGCGGTCCCTTGGATGCGCGTCGTAGCCGTTCTGCAGCAACTCGAAGAGCGAGCGGCCCGCGTACTCCCGCGCGCTCGTGTACGACACGGCGTTCACTTGCCGTGCCATGCGCAGGACTTGCTCCGACCGGGCTCCCTCCAGCACGGACCGGCCGTACTCGCGCAGCTGCTCGGCCCGGGCGTTCCTCGCCATGGTTCTCCCCTCGCCTCAGCGTGATGAGGACGGTATCCCGCCGCACTGACATCGGGGGGCGCGAGGGATCACCCTGTGGAGCGCGGCTCGGAGCTGAGCTTGACATTTTGGTCCACCGTCGAACGGGCATCATTGATGCTTATCTCTCCATCTGCCAGTTCGGTCGCCCGTTGGTGAGTCCGATCTGCGGATCACCGGTTTCCCGTCCAGACGATTCGACGTGTGAAACCGCCTCTCTCCCGCTTCTTTGCCTGGCGCAGTTCTTCTAGCGCTACCGAGTCGATGCCGAGGCTCATAGCGAGGGCATGGACGACTTCCAAGACGTCGGCAAGCTCGCCTAAGGCAACAGCATCGTCCGCGGAGAGAAATTCGGCGACTTCTTCGGTCAGCTTTTCCCGGAGCCTTCTGTGGTATTCGCCGGGTGAGGCAACGTATGTGATCGGCTCGCGCCCATCGGCTGCGATGATTTCAGGGATACGGTCCCTTACCAACTTTCCGTAACTGCCCATTTGCTGCCTCTCTGGGGCTAGGAGGACGTGCCCGCGTAGAGTGCGGTGAAGTCGTAGCCGGCAGGTCCGTTGTATCGAGGGATATCGATGGCACAACAGCTCTGGGGAAGTCAGCGACATCACACGGCCATCGGTCGAGCCAGACTCTCGCTTCCCGCTCGCCGTGCCCTCGGCGATCTCCAGTTGCGGCCTGGGATGGCAGTCCTGGACTACGGGTGCGGGCGCGGTGGCGATGTGCGCGCACTTCAGCACCTTGGCCTTGACGTCACGGGCTGGGACCCGGTGCATTTCCCGGAGGGGCAGCGTCGGCCGGCTGACGTCGTACTTCTCACGTATGTGCTTAACGTCATCGAGGACCCCGCGGACAGGCGTCGGACGATCCTGCGAGCCTGGGAGCTGGCTAGCTCCGTGCTGGTGGTGTCTGCGCGGTTGCGCTGGGAGCGCAACCAGATCAAGGGGATCGAGTACGGTGACGGCATCCTCACCCAGCGCCGGACATTTCAGCACCTTTACGCTGCCGGAGAGCTCCGGGACTATGTCGAGGAAGCCACGGGCGTGCGGTGCTTGTCAGCGGCGCCCGGCATCGTGTACGCCTTCAAGGGCGACTCGGCACGCCTCAGCTACCTCGCCCGACAGATCGCGCCTGATGACGAGTGGTTGGCGTCCGAGGACACCGCGTCGGCGATCAGTGCGGTCGTCGCACACTTGGAACAACGCGGCCGGATGCCGCAGCTGGAGGAAATGCCGCAGCCGATCATTAGCCTCCTCGGCCACCTCCGTCCCGCCGAGCTGAAGCGCCTTGCCGAGCAGGAGGCGGACCCTGTGAAGGTAGAACGGGGTGCAGAACGGGCTGCTCTCGACACGCTGCTCTTCCTCGCCGTCGAGCTATTCCATGGCCGAGGCCCGGCAAGCAGTCTGCCACTTCCCGTCCAGCTCGACATCCGCGCCTTCTTTCCGTCGTACATGGAGGCATGCAAGCGGGCAGACCGCCTG
The Streptomyces sp. NBC_01723 genome window above contains:
- a CDS encoding nucleoside triphosphate pyrophosphohydrolase, producing MGSYGKLVRDRIPEIIAADGREPITYVASPGEYHRRLREKLTEEVAEFLSADDAVALGELADVLEVVHALAMSLGIDSVALEELRQAKKRERGGFTRRIVWTGNR
- a CDS encoding DNA phosphorothioation-associated putative methyltransferase; its protein translation is MAQQLWGSQRHHTAIGRARLSLPARRALGDLQLRPGMAVLDYGCGRGGDVRALQHLGLDVTGWDPVHFPEGQRRPADVVLLTYVLNVIEDPADRRRTILRAWELASSVLVVSARLRWERNQIKGIEYGDGILTQRRTFQHLYAAGELRDYVEEATGVRCLSAAPGIVYAFKGDSARLSYLARQIAPDDEWLASEDTASAISAVVAHLEQRGRMPQLEEMPQPIISLLGHLRPAELKRLAEQEADPVKVERGAERAALDTLLFLAVELFHGRGPASSLPLPVQLDIRAFFPSYMEACKRADRLLFKLRDDAYVRRAMNGAIAGKFTATALYVHRRALHRIPTVLRLYEQCASIAAGRPGEWSVVKLRHQGRGVSWLDYPEFDTDPHPRLAASYAVDLRTLKSSFTSYADSVNRPLLHRKHEFLAEDDPDAQKYRRLTEAEVRAGLYESPHLIGTEEGWERELARCGRALRGQRLVRRPDYT